The window CTGGTGATGCTGGTGGTCGGCCTGCCGGTAATTTTCGCGATTTTCCTGCTGCAGCACGAAGGGCGCAATTTATACTATGAACTGCAAAAGCAGGTCTTTTCCGGCCACCTGAATGTGCCGGAATTCATCCGCCAGCTGCCGTTTATCGGCAAAGAAGTTTCACGCACCCTGCGCGAGCTGAACAATGACCCGAACAGCATGATTCAGTCGGTGCAGCTGTGGATTCAGGGCCATTTAAACTACGGCAAAGTGCTGCTGAATGAAGTCAGCAAAAACATCTTCAAGCTGTGCTTTGCCATCATGTCGCTGTTTTTCTTCTACCGCGACGGCCCAATGATTTTAGGCCAGGTAAGCAGGGCGCTGGAAATGGTGATTGGCCCGCGCGTGCATCATTATCTGGCCACCATTTCAGACACCACCCGCGCGGTGGTCTACGGCATCGGCCTGACGGCAATAGCGCAGGCCATTCTGGCCGGCATCAGCTATTTTGTCGCGGGCGTGCCGAACCCGATGGTGCTGACCATTATCACCTTCCTGCTGGCGCTGATTCCTTTTGGCCCGCCAGTCGCCTATACCTCCGTCGCGCTGTGGCTGTTTTCGCAAGGCCAGACCATTGAAGCGGTTGGCGTAATGGCCTGGGGCGTCTGCATTGTCAGCACCGCAGACAACGTGATCCGCCCTTTGGTGATTTCCGGCGCAACGCAGATTCCGTTCCTGCTGATCATGTTCGGCGTGCTCGGCGGCATTGCCAGCTTTGGGCTGGTGGGCCTGTTTATCGGCCCGGTGATTCTGGCGGTGCTGCTGGCGATCTGGCGCGAATGGCTGCATGAAGCCAGCATTGAACCGCTGATGATGCCGAAAGCCACCTTGGCGCATGATCTGGATGAGCCAGACGGCGGCGCCCCGAAATAAGCCGGGCCGGCGCTGAAGCGGCGCGGCAGGCTTTACAATCAAACACTGAATTTCCTTGGCATTGCGGTTAGGGGTCTGCTTCAATGGTTCAGACTTATAAAAACCGATAGGATGCCATGATGTCCCCGTTATTTAAGCTGTTTAGGCTCAGCGCTGCCGGCGCGCTGACTGCTGTTCTGGCCGCCGGATGCGCC is drawn from Acinetobacter sp. WCHAc010034 and contains these coding sequences:
- a CDS encoding AI-2E family transporter, which gives rise to MQQYAPTLQKVLLFGLFFALIFLSFSVLKYFIVPVVWASIIAYMTWPLYQSVQRFCGSRPTLSATLMILLVMLVVGLPVIFAIFLLQHEGRNLYYELQKQVFSGHLNVPEFIRQLPFIGKEVSRTLRELNNDPNSMIQSVQLWIQGHLNYGKVLLNEVSKNIFKLCFAIMSLFFFYRDGPMILGQVSRALEMVIGPRVHHYLATISDTTRAVVYGIGLTAIAQAILAGISYFVAGVPNPMVLTIITFLLALIPFGPPVAYTSVALWLFSQGQTIEAVGVMAWGVCIVSTADNVIRPLVISGATQIPFLLIMFGVLGGIASFGLVGLFIGPVILAVLLAIWREWLHEASIEPLMMPKATLAHDLDEPDGGAPK